One Halorientalis litorea DNA segment encodes these proteins:
- a CDS encoding DUF502 domain-containing protein, which produces MRLWSTLRSSFVAGVALVAPLAVTLFALQLLVGWVTSAINPLVQGTRLAQYTANYEVVAQLLAIVLIAIAVALLGYFAQRSSGERLFALLDRGIGVVPLVRVIYSSVRQVSTALLEQSDRFESVVLVEYPRDGVYALGFITGDSPEPVGDITGEQTYNVYMPNSPNPTGGRLIMVPESRVHDVDISVRRGVRLIVTTGIEERQEEIATLAAESETSAA; this is translated from the coding sequence ATGCGTCTCTGGTCGACACTGCGGAGCAGTTTCGTCGCGGGCGTCGCGCTCGTCGCACCGCTCGCGGTGACGCTGTTCGCGCTCCAGTTGCTCGTTGGATGGGTCACGTCGGCGATAAACCCCCTCGTCCAAGGGACGCGGCTGGCGCAGTACACGGCTAACTACGAGGTGGTGGCACAGCTACTCGCCATCGTCCTCATCGCAATCGCCGTCGCGCTCCTCGGCTACTTCGCACAGCGGAGTTCCGGCGAACGACTGTTCGCCCTCCTCGACCGTGGTATCGGTGTCGTCCCGCTGGTCAGGGTCATCTATTCGAGTGTCCGGCAGGTGTCGACCGCACTGCTGGAGCAGTCCGACCGGTTCGAGAGCGTCGTTCTCGTGGAGTACCCGCGCGACGGCGTGTACGCGCTCGGGTTCATCACCGGCGACAGCCCGGAGCCGGTGGGTGACATCACGGGCGAGCAGACGTACAACGTGTACATGCCCAACAGTCCGAACCCGACCGGCGGGCGACTCATCATGGTTCCCGAGAGCCGGGTTCACGACGTGGACATCAGCGTCCGCCGGGGCGTCCGCCTCATCGTGACGACGGGCATCGAGGAACGGCAGGAGGAGATAGCGACACTCGCGGCCGAGAGTGAGACATCCGCGGCGTGA
- a CDS encoding pyridoxamine 5'-phosphate oxidase family protein: MTDDAADRVAADGDDRTATGTLPFPTTGPWDGDRTTEFLTDALVPIRLACHTPSGGLWMLSLWYLYRDDQLCCATANEADVVDFLRADPELAFEVSVNDPPYMGVRGQGTATVEPDDDKVTLEALIDRYLGGTDNSLATRLLAEDREEVVIRIDPTRVSTWDFSDRMDDVA, translated from the coding sequence ATGACCGACGACGCCGCCGACCGCGTGGCGGCCGACGGGGACGACCGCACGGCGACCGGGACGCTCCCGTTCCCCACGACCGGGCCGTGGGACGGCGACCGCACGACCGAATTCCTCACCGACGCGCTCGTCCCCATCCGCCTCGCCTGTCACACGCCCAGCGGTGGCCTCTGGATGCTCTCGCTGTGGTACCTCTACCGCGACGACCAGTTGTGCTGTGCGACCGCGAACGAGGCCGACGTCGTCGACTTCCTCCGTGCGGACCCGGAACTGGCGTTCGAGGTGTCAGTGAACGACCCGCCGTACATGGGCGTCCGCGGACAGGGAACGGCGACCGTCGAACCCGACGACGACAAGGTGACGCTCGAAGCACTCATCGACCGCTACCTCGGGGGGACCGACAACTCGCTGGCGACCCGTCTCCTCGCCGAGGACCGCGAGGAAGTCGTCATCCGTATCGACCCCACCCGCGTCTCGACGTGGGACTTCTCGGACCGGATGGACGACGTGGCCTGA
- a CDS encoding DUF2237 family protein — protein sequence MSDERNVLGTALERCSGDPETGYLRDGYCRHLQRDPGRHEVCAVVTEEFLQFSRAQGNDLVTPRPDLGFPGLEPGDRWCLCVPRWVEAHEAGVAPPVVLEATAEAVLDDVAVETLKEYDAATQ from the coding sequence ATGAGCGACGAGCGTAACGTCCTCGGAACGGCCCTCGAACGCTGTAGCGGGGACCCGGAGACGGGCTATCTCCGGGACGGGTACTGTCGACACCTGCAACGAGACCCCGGCCGACACGAGGTGTGTGCGGTGGTGACCGAGGAGTTCCTCCAGTTCAGCAGGGCACAGGGGAACGACCTCGTGACGCCCCGGCCGGATTTGGGGTTTCCGGGCCTCGAACCGGGCGACCGGTGGTGTCTCTGTGTGCCGCGGTGGGTCGAGGCCCACGAGGCGGGCGTCGCGCCGCCCGTCGTGCTGGAGGCGACGGCGGAGGCCGTCCTCGACGACGTGGCTGTCGAGACACTCAAAGAGTACGACGCCGCGACACAGTAA
- a CDS encoding HNH endonuclease: MECPTCGKRLSTERGMRQHHTKVHDDPLPNRECSGCGTGFYDPKARLEYCDDCNPNGGENNGNWKGAKEATECGRCGDEFDFYPSNKKGVYCSECVEEADEFLGTPYAETVDADRVTRNCDYCSTEITVLECNRRYGMGRFCSRECLSEWMSENRRGKKHQQWQGGDEGYYGRWCSIRRKVLARDGYRCQVCGVEAEELGQNPDVHHITPMRAFENAQDAHTMENLVALCRSCHHEVEDGRIDISVTLPDGVQE; encoded by the coding sequence ATGGAGTGTCCCACCTGTGGAAAGAGACTCTCGACGGAGCGTGGAATGCGACAGCATCACACCAAAGTCCACGATGATCCGTTGCCGAACCGAGAGTGCTCAGGGTGCGGGACTGGTTTTTATGACCCAAAGGCGCGCCTCGAATATTGCGACGACTGTAACCCGAATGGGGGAGAGAACAACGGCAACTGGAAAGGCGCGAAAGAGGCGACAGAGTGCGGACGGTGCGGTGACGAGTTCGATTTTTATCCCTCAAATAAGAAAGGGGTATACTGTTCGGAATGTGTCGAAGAAGCCGACGAGTTTCTGGGGACACCGTACGCTGAAACCGTCGACGCCGACAGAGTAACTAGGAACTGTGACTACTGCAGTACGGAGATAACGGTTCTCGAGTGCAATCGTCGGTACGGTATGGGCCGTTTTTGTTCTCGTGAGTGTCTGTCCGAATGGATGTCCGAGAACCGGCGCGGTAAGAAGCATCAGCAGTGGCAAGGTGGAGACGAGGGGTACTACGGTCGTTGGTGCTCGATCCGCCGCAAGGTCCTCGCGCGTGACGGATACCGTTGCCAGGTTTGTGGAGTCGAAGCCGAAGAGCTCGGGCAGAATCCAGACGTACATCATATCACTCCGATGCGGGCGTTCGAGAACGCGCAGGATGCACACACGATGGAGAACCTCGTCGCACTCTGTCGGTCGTGTCACCACGAAGTGGAAGATGGGCGTATCGATATTTCAGTCACCCTGCCGGATGGCGTTCAAGAGTAA
- a CDS encoding metal-dependent transcriptional regulator, with translation MNTADQYLKAIYLVQEQEDGPASTGRVADMLEVSPASANEMIGKLEERELLDHEKYKGVTLTDEGIVAAREALQTYCIIERFLLEVLDVEEFRTEAKQLEPVIDETVAERLDTIIDRAPQCPDCFAPEEDVCGLLDVEADPDPAD, from the coding sequence ATGAACACCGCCGACCAGTACCTCAAGGCCATCTACCTCGTACAGGAACAGGAGGACGGGCCAGCGTCGACGGGTCGCGTCGCGGACATGCTGGAGGTCAGTCCCGCGAGTGCCAACGAGATGATCGGCAAACTCGAAGAGCGCGAGCTGCTCGACCACGAGAAGTACAAGGGCGTCACGCTCACCGACGAGGGCATCGTCGCGGCCCGCGAGGCACTCCAGACGTACTGTATCATCGAGCGGTTTCTGCTCGAAGTGCTCGACGTCGAGGAGTTTCGTACCGAGGCCAAGCAACTCGAACCGGTCATCGACGAGACAGTGGCCGAACGCCTCGACACGATTATCGACCGCGCCCCGCAGTGCCCGGACTGCTTCGCCCCTGAAGAGGACGTATGCGGCCTGCTAGATGTCGAAGCCGACCCCGACCCGGCGGACTGA
- a CDS encoding ferritin-like domain-containing protein, with product MSIQQSVSGDHQLARLLQIGVVLEEVVEARAGEHAKSLETTDPDVEALLDEAAAESAAHRERLEGVIDQLDADTIPFEEIKGLVAQQYEAEADFDGVLYDQLCNEETAYKFYDDLIGAVEDSDAEFSIDRGELLDTLEAIREDEADGVEQVTELMETGA from the coding sequence GTGAGCATCCAGCAGTCGGTGTCGGGGGACCACCAACTCGCGCGCCTGCTCCAGATCGGCGTCGTCCTTGAAGAGGTGGTCGAAGCACGTGCCGGCGAACACGCCAAATCGCTGGAGACGACCGACCCGGACGTGGAGGCACTGTTGGACGAGGCCGCCGCGGAGTCGGCCGCCCACCGCGAGCGACTGGAAGGCGTCATCGACCAACTCGACGCCGACACGATTCCGTTCGAGGAAATAAAGGGGTTAGTCGCACAGCAGTACGAGGCCGAGGCGGACTTCGACGGCGTCCTCTACGACCAACTCTGTAACGAGGAGACCGCCTACAAGTTCTACGACGACCTCATCGGAGCCGTCGAGGACTCCGACGCCGAGTTCAGCATCGACCGCGGGGAACTACTCGACACGCTCGAAGCCATCCGCGAGGACGAGGCCGACGGCGTCGAACAGGTCACGGAACTCATGGAGACGGGAGCATGA
- the sufD gene encoding Fe-S cluster assembly protein SufD has product MSTQVHANLTEEQVTQISEDLGEPEWLLETRLDALDALDTAAMPDVIRTPGREWTNLDALEYESFVDPLDRAQEKDRIEAEGVDVLGWADALDEHGDLIEDYFGSVVDPQRDYLTALSTALFSAGTVVYVPEGVDAEDVKIRTRMNSQSLFNYTLVVAEESASVTILERQGTGEDIDGKRYYSGVVEAVAGENAHIQYGALQTLDEETYNFSVKRGHAKQYGTVNWIEGNIGSRLTKTSVETRLLGDSSESKIVGAFFGHEDQHFDIASRVWHEAEHTTADLVTRGVLDDSARSVYEGVQDVGREAWDTSSYQRENTLMLSDESEADASPKLIINNHDTEASHSATVGQVDEEDMFYMTSRSIPTETARNMLVEGFFVPVLEEVEVAELREDLQERIAVRLRN; this is encoded by the coding sequence ATGAGTACGCAGGTACACGCGAACCTCACGGAGGAGCAGGTAACCCAAATCAGCGAGGACCTCGGCGAACCCGAGTGGCTGTTGGAGACGCGACTCGACGCCCTCGACGCCCTCGATACGGCGGCGATGCCCGACGTCATCAGGACGCCGGGCCGCGAGTGGACGAACCTCGACGCACTCGAGTACGAGTCGTTCGTCGACCCGCTGGACCGCGCACAGGAGAAAGACCGAATCGAGGCCGAGGGCGTCGATGTCCTCGGCTGGGCCGACGCGCTCGACGAGCACGGCGACCTGATAGAGGACTACTTCGGGAGCGTCGTCGACCCACAGCGGGACTACCTCACCGCGCTCTCGACGGCCCTGTTCTCGGCCGGAACAGTCGTCTACGTCCCCGAGGGCGTCGACGCCGAGGACGTGAAGATTCGGACGCGGATGAACAGCCAGTCGCTGTTCAACTACACCCTCGTCGTCGCCGAGGAGTCGGCGTCGGTGACCATCCTCGAACGGCAGGGGACCGGCGAGGATATCGACGGGAAGCGATACTACAGCGGCGTCGTCGAGGCAGTCGCCGGGGAGAACGCACACATCCAGTACGGCGCGCTCCAGACACTCGACGAGGAGACGTACAACTTCTCGGTCAAGCGCGGCCACGCGAAGCAGTACGGCACCGTCAACTGGATAGAGGGGAACATCGGTTCCCGACTCACGAAGACGAGCGTCGAGACGCGACTGCTCGGTGACTCCTCGGAGTCGAAAATCGTCGGCGCGTTCTTCGGCCACGAGGACCAGCACTTCGACATCGCCTCCCGCGTCTGGCACGAGGCCGAACACACGACGGCCGACCTCGTGACCCGGGGCGTGCTGGACGACAGTGCCCGGTCGGTCTACGAGGGCGTCCAAGACGTGGGCCGCGAAGCGTGGGACACGAGTTCCTACCAGCGCGAGAACACGCTGATGTTGAGCGACGAGAGCGAGGCCGACGCCTCGCCGAAACTCATCATCAACAACCACGACACCGAGGCGAGCCACTCCGCAACCGTCGGACAGGTCGACGAGGAGGACATGTTCTACATGACCTCGCGGAGCATCCCCACGGAAACCGCTCGCAACATGCTGGTCGAGGGCTTCTTCGTGCCCGTCCTCGAAGAGGTCGAAGTCGCGGAACTCCGCGAGGACCTCCAAGAGCGTATCGCGGTTCGGTTGCGGAACTGA
- the sufB gene encoding Fe-S cluster assembly protein SufB — protein MSSDQDHLKDTDTEKRFEFKKEENSAFQAEKGLDEETIRVISDDKDEPEWMLERRLRALQQFKQMPMPDGWPGAPDLSEVDVDEIVPYIRPDIETRGGAENWDDLPEEIQDTFDKLGIPEAEKNALSGVGAQYESEIVYQNMQEQWEEQGVIFCDMDKAVQEHEDIVKEYFMTKAVPPSDNKFAALHGAIWSGGSFVYVPEDTSVDMPVQAYFRMNSDGMGQFEHTLIVAEENSEVHYIEGCSAPKYSAFNLHSGGVEVFVKENAHVQYSTVQNWSKNTYNLNTKRAIAEEDATMEWVSGSMGSKATMLYPSTILKGPGATDNHITIAMAGEGQNIDTGAKVYHNAPDTKSTIESKSISKDGGRTNYRGLVHIADGAEDASTSVECDALMFDNESTSDTMPYMEIQENQVDVAHEATVGKIGDEDVFYLQSRGLDDDDAKQMIVAGFIEPLTEELPIEYAVEMNRLIELEMEGSLG, from the coding sequence ATGAGTTCAGATCAAGACCATCTCAAGGATACGGACACCGAGAAGCGGTTCGAATTCAAGAAAGAAGAGAACTCCGCGTTCCAGGCCGAGAAAGGCCTCGACGAGGAGACGATCAGGGTCATCTCGGACGACAAGGACGAGCCAGAGTGGATGCTCGAGCGGCGTCTCCGCGCACTCCAGCAATTCAAGCAGATGCCGATGCCCGACGGCTGGCCGGGCGCACCCGACCTGAGCGAAGTCGATGTCGACGAAATCGTTCCCTACATTCGCCCGGACATCGAGACGCGCGGCGGAGCCGAGAACTGGGATGACCTCCCCGAGGAGATTCAGGACACGTTCGACAAACTGGGCATCCCGGAAGCCGAGAAGAACGCCCTCTCTGGCGTCGGTGCCCAGTACGAGTCCGAAATCGTCTACCAGAACATGCAGGAGCAGTGGGAGGAGCAAGGCGTCATCTTCTGTGACATGGACAAGGCGGTCCAGGAGCACGAAGACATCGTCAAGGAGTACTTCATGACCAAGGCCGTGCCGCCCAGCGACAACAAGTTCGCGGCACTGCACGGTGCCATCTGGTCGGGCGGTTCGTTCGTCTACGTCCCCGAGGACACGAGCGTCGACATGCCCGTCCAGGCGTACTTCCGAATGAACTCCGACGGGATGGGCCAGTTCGAGCACACGCTCATCGTCGCCGAGGAGAACTCCGAAGTTCACTACATCGAGGGCTGTTCCGCGCCGAAGTACTCGGCGTTCAACCTCCACAGCGGTGGCGTCGAGGTGTTCGTCAAGGAGAACGCTCACGTTCAGTACTCGACAGTGCAGAACTGGTCGAAGAACACCTACAACCTCAACACCAAACGCGCCATCGCCGAGGAGGACGCCACGATGGAGTGGGTGTCCGGGTCCATGGGCTCGAAGGCGACGATGCTGTACCCCTCGACCATCCTCAAGGGGCCCGGCGCGACGGACAACCACATCACCATCGCCATGGCTGGCGAAGGACAGAACATCGACACCGGTGCGAAGGTGTACCACAACGCGCCCGACACGAAGTCGACCATCGAGTCCAAGTCCATCTCCAAGGACGGCGGCCGCACGAACTACCGCGGCCTCGTCCACATCGCCGACGGCGCGGAGGACGCCTCCACGTCCGTCGAGTGTGACGCGCTGATGTTCGACAACGAGTCCACTTCCGACACCATGCCGTACATGGAGATTCAGGAGAATCAGGTGGACGTGGCCCACGAGGCTACCGTCGGCAAAATCGGCGACGAGGACGTGTTCTACCTCCAGAGCCGCGGCCTGGACGACGACGACGCAAAGCAGATGATCGTCGCTGGCTTCATCGAGCCGCTCACGGAGGAACTGCCCATCGAGTACGCGGTCGAGATGAACCGACTCATCGAACTCGAGATGGAGGGCTCGCTCGGGTAA
- a CDS encoding ABC transporter ATP-binding protein — MATLEISNLHAEVAEEGGETILRGVDLEVQSGEIHALMGPNGSGKSTTAKVIAGHPAYEVTDGEVLLHLDADEFGDMDEEIPEDLQTWNLLELEPNERAALGIFLGFQYPAEIEGVTMVNFLRTALNAKLEEREELFEDEDEVEAESEEETNEDAAGYDTSPMEGPADEGDIGVAEFQEILQEKMEQLDMDERFAQRYLNAGFSGGEKKQNEVLQAAILEPSVAVLDEIDSGLDIDRLQDVSNGINALRDEEGAGILQITHYQRILDYVEPDHVHVMIDGEIAKSGDASLAEKLEDKGYDWVREEVYEAA; from the coding sequence ATGGCAACACTCGAAATATCGAACCTTCATGCGGAAGTCGCCGAAGAGGGCGGCGAAACCATTCTGCGCGGCGTCGACCTCGAAGTACAGTCCGGTGAGATTCACGCGTTGATGGGGCCGAACGGAAGCGGGAAGTCGACGACTGCGAAGGTCATCGCCGGCCACCCGGCCTACGAGGTGACCGACGGCGAGGTTCTGCTCCACCTCGACGCCGACGAGTTCGGAGACATGGACGAGGAAATTCCCGAGGACCTGCAGACGTGGAATCTACTGGAACTGGAGCCGAACGAGCGCGCCGCGCTCGGCATCTTCCTCGGCTTCCAGTACCCCGCCGAAATCGAAGGCGTCACGATGGTCAACTTCCTCCGGACCGCGCTGAACGCCAAACTCGAAGAGCGCGAGGAACTGTTCGAAGACGAGGACGAAGTCGAGGCCGAGAGCGAAGAGGAGACGAACGAGGACGCCGCCGGCTACGACACGTCCCCGATGGAAGGCCCCGCCGACGAGGGTGACATCGGCGTCGCCGAGTTCCAGGAAATTCTCCAGGAGAAGATGGAACAGTTGGACATGGACGAGCGGTTCGCCCAGCGATACCTCAACGCCGGCTTCTCCGGCGGCGAGAAGAAGCAAAACGAGGTGCTGCAGGCCGCCATCCTCGAACCGTCCGTCGCCGTGCTCGACGAAATCGACTCGGGGCTCGACATCGACCGCCTGCAGGACGTCTCCAACGGCATCAACGCACTCCGTGACGAGGAGGGCGCGGGCATCCTCCAGATTACCCACTATCAGCGCATTCTCGACTACGTCGAACCGGACCACGTCCACGTCATGATAGACGGCGAAATCGCCAAGTCCGGCGACGCGTCGCTGGCAGAGAAACTGGAGGACAAGGGGTACGACTGGGTGCGCGAGGAAGTCTACGAGGCCGCGTAA
- a CDS encoding histidine kinase N-terminal 7TM domain-containing protein, with protein sequence MLQFSWVLAPFVAPIVLLPPILWVLYQNRDHPRLSVETVMLLATAAVFWSLSDAVRLAVTDAVLKRWLYTAYFLSAFVVIVSLFAFAVDYSDRKEWRHPRRFVPLLAPFTIAGLLAILDIGNLTFRNLRTATVNGLSVLVVDWGPMFYVAHLAAYVAIAVAAFLFLSYERTNRHYRGQVASIIGAAAVPWGLNAAYLLGLTQVNYTGAGFALSLPLASLMIFRYRILDIVPVARTAVVDQMQTGFLVLDYNGTVVDLNDRVCDILGVDTETLLGKSLRELSMAYPVIGDAHDRGEHGTFTVERDDDTRHYQVDVSQVTDQAGEGRGSIVLFQDVTRLARARAKLRDRTAELEEQNERLEDFAHMLSHDLRNPLSIARGQLELARIDREDDERLEKVADAHARIDELIDDVLALARQGQAVTDPERLDLGTVAETAWENVDTRQATLQVLADDDVAADESQLTQLFENLFRNAIQHGGDAVTVSVGDLPKGFYVEDDGPGIPENERDKVLDKGYTTDADGTGMGLTIIQTAAEAHDWEVTITEGTDGGARFEFVGVAADPSQVEDDDAGETDPAETVSDGGTPRDGG encoded by the coding sequence GTGTTACAATTTAGTTGGGTGTTGGCTCCGTTCGTCGCACCTATCGTCCTTCTGCCGCCGATTCTCTGGGTTCTCTACCAGAATCGGGACCATCCTCGACTATCTGTCGAGACGGTTATGCTGTTGGCGACCGCTGCGGTCTTCTGGAGCCTCTCCGACGCGGTTCGCCTCGCAGTCACGGACGCCGTCCTGAAACGGTGGCTCTACACTGCCTACTTCCTCAGTGCGTTCGTCGTCATCGTCTCGCTGTTCGCGTTCGCCGTCGACTACAGCGACCGCAAGGAGTGGCGGCACCCACGTCGGTTCGTCCCACTGCTCGCACCGTTTACTATCGCCGGCCTGCTGGCTATCCTCGACATCGGGAACCTCACCTTCCGTAACCTCCGAACGGCGACGGTGAACGGCCTGTCCGTCCTCGTCGTCGACTGGGGGCCGATGTTCTACGTCGCCCACTTGGCCGCGTACGTCGCTATCGCTGTCGCCGCGTTCCTGTTCCTCTCCTACGAGCGGACGAACCGTCACTACCGCGGACAGGTCGCCTCGATTATCGGTGCCGCGGCGGTCCCGTGGGGACTCAACGCCGCGTACTTGCTGGGACTAACACAGGTCAACTACACCGGTGCCGGGTTCGCTCTCTCGCTGCCGCTCGCGTCGCTGATGATATTCCGGTACCGTATTCTCGACATCGTTCCCGTCGCCCGAACCGCCGTCGTCGACCAGATGCAGACCGGATTTCTCGTCCTCGACTACAACGGGACCGTCGTCGACCTGAACGACCGGGTCTGTGACATCCTCGGTGTAGATACCGAGACACTGCTCGGCAAGAGTCTGCGCGAACTCTCGATGGCGTACCCGGTAATCGGCGACGCCCACGACAGGGGAGAACACGGGACGTTCACCGTCGAACGCGACGACGATACGAGACACTACCAGGTCGATGTCTCACAAGTCACCGACCAAGCCGGCGAGGGCCGTGGCTCTATCGTCCTCTTCCAAGACGTTACCAGACTCGCGCGCGCTCGCGCGAAGCTCCGGGACCGGACGGCGGAACTCGAAGAGCAGAACGAACGCCTCGAAGACTTCGCACACATGCTCTCTCACGACCTGCGGAACCCACTCTCCATCGCGCGCGGACAACTCGAACTCGCCCGTATCGACCGTGAGGACGACGAACGCCTCGAAAAGGTCGCCGACGCCCACGCCCGCATCGACGAACTCATCGACGACGTTCTGGCACTCGCGCGCCAAGGGCAGGCCGTCACCGACCCCGAACGCCTCGACCTCGGAACCGTCGCCGAGACGGCGTGGGAGAACGTCGACACGAGACAGGCGACGCTGCAAGTGCTAGCCGACGATGACGTGGCCGCCGACGAGTCGCAGTTGACACAACTGTTCGAGAACCTCTTTCGCAACGCAATCCAACACGGCGGTGACGCGGTTACCGTCTCCGTCGGTGACCTCCCCAAAGGGTTCTACGTCGAAGACGACGGCCCCGGTATCCCCGAGAACGAACGCGACAAGGTCCTCGACAAGGGCTACACGACGGACGCCGACGGGACCGGCATGGGGCTGACCATCATCCAAACGGCCGCCGAGGCCCACGACTGGGAGGTCACCATCACCGAGGGAACGGACGGCGGTGCGCGCTTCGAGTTCGTCGGCGTCGCGGCCGACCCGTCTCAGGTCGAGGACGACGACGCGGGTGAAACCGACCCCGCAGAGACTGTCAGCGACGGCGGGACACCACGCGACGGCGGATAG